GACCATACCGTGGGAAACATCACGATTTTCGCCAATACAAGCGTCATTCGCCGGCTGGTTAAAGCTCGGCCAGCCACAACCGGCATCAAATTTAGTATCAGAAACAAACAGCTCTTCACCACAACAAACACACTGATACTGACCGGCAACAAAATGCTGATCGTATTCACCGCTATGTGGTCGCTCTGTGCCTTTCTGACGACACACCCGATATTGCTCAGGGCTCAGCTCTGACTGCCACTCAGCTTCACTGCGCTGACGTGGATATTTGTTTTCACCCATTGAAATTCCCCTGTTTTTTTACGCTCAACTACTGTTTATGGACAGGCCAAATGCAGTATGATTCAAAACCTTGTTTTGATCGCCCAAAGTTAAACTTTAGCGTCCCGTGCATAAATTAAAATAATTAACTATTTCAGCCACTTACTCATCGTGGCCACCAAGGATAAATAAAGATGTCTACAATCCGCAAATCCAACAAGCTGATCAACGTCTGTTACGACATACGCGGACCGGTACTTCAGGAAGCCAAACGCCTTGAAGAAGAAGGCCAGCGGATCATCAAACTCAATATAGGCAACCCTGCCCCGTTCGGCTTTGACGCACCTGAAGAAATCATTCAGGACGTCGTACACAACCTGCCAACTGCGCAGGGCTATTGTGACTCAAAAGGCCTGTTTTCGGCCCGCAAAGCAGTCATGCAGGAAACCCAAAAACGTGGTATCAAGAATGTCACCATCGAAGATATTTATCTGGGTAACGGTGTCAGCGAACTGATCGTGATGGCAACTCAGGGCCTGCTCAATGATAATGACGAACTCCTTATACCTGCACCTGATTACCCATTATGGACAGCTGCCGTAAGCCTTGCCGGCGGTACACCTGTGCATTATGAATGCGATGAAAGCCAGGACTGGGCACCAAGCATTGCTGACATGCGCAGCAAAATCAGCGATCACACTAAAGGAATTGTGGTCATCAACCCCAATAACCCTACCGGTGCCGTATACCCACAAGCAGTACTGGAACAGATTATTGATCTGGCACGTGAATTCAACCTGATTATTTTTGCCGATGAGATTTACGACAAAATCATCTACGACGAAGCCAAACACATTCCACTGGCTAGCCTCAGCGATGATGTTTTCTGCATCACATTTAACGGCCTGTCAAAAACCTACCGTGCAGCAGGGTTCCGTTCCGGCTGGATGACCTTGAGCGGGCCTAAGCATCACGCCAGAGATTACATCGAAGGTCTGGATATGCTGGCCAGTATGCGCCTGT
The DNA window shown above is from Aliamphritea ceti and carries:
- a CDS encoding pyridoxal phosphate-dependent aminotransferase, with protein sequence MSTIRKSNKLINVCYDIRGPVLQEAKRLEEEGQRIIKLNIGNPAPFGFDAPEEIIQDVVHNLPTAQGYCDSKGLFSARKAVMQETQKRGIKNVTIEDIYLGNGVSELIVMATQGLLNDNDELLIPAPDYPLWTAAVSLAGGTPVHYECDESQDWAPSIADMRSKISDHTKGIVVINPNNPTGAVYPQAVLEQIIDLAREFNLIIFADEIYDKIIYDEAKHIPLASLSDDVFCITFNGLSKTYRAAGFRSGWMTLSGPKHHARDYIEGLDMLASMRLCANVPAQHAIQTALGGYQSIKELIIPGGRLYDQRELAYREINAIPGLSCIKPQGALYLFVKVDPEVYPVFNDEKLALDLLLQQKVLIVQGSGFNMPDTQHFRLVFLPREDELMDAISRIGEFFRNYSE
- the msrB gene encoding peptide-methionine (R)-S-oxide reductase MsrB → MGENKYPRQRSEAEWQSELSPEQYRVCRQKGTERPHSGEYDQHFVAGQYQCVCCGEELFVSDTKFDAGCGWPSFNQPANDACIGENRDVSHGMVRTEVVCNGCGAHLGHVFPDGPAPTGLRYCINSVSLGFTEKEDG